A genome region from Triticum aestivum cultivar Chinese Spring chromosome 2B, IWGSC CS RefSeq v2.1, whole genome shotgun sequence includes the following:
- the LOC123040690 gene encoding transcription factor NIGT1 isoform X1: MEMEVPSAQADRDGARRRLRDYLLALEEERRKIHVFQRELPLCLDLVTQTIEGMKSQMGGAASEETVSDHDGPVLEEFIPLKPSLSLSSSDDETSTHAAAPVSNAKAETPPPTPETKKAMPDWLQSAQLSTWSEPQQSSSLRKVLPCRPVALNATRTGGAFHPFEKEKQPEAELPASSTTAPASSALVGDSGDKATSDTEVHDKDSKDITEKDTDKDKDKEGQSQPNRKPRRCWAPELHRRFLEALQQLGGSYAVATPKQIRELMKVDGLTNDEVKSHLQKYRLHTSRRPSSTAQSSAAAATQPTPQFVVVGSCIWVPQQEYAAAAAAAAATNVASGSPNQVYAPTATLPSGLKPHLAKQSSRRSEGPRSGDTGGVNSDSDNPTMSSSSQTTSAGHP; this comes from the exons ATGGAGATGGAGGTGCCGTCGGCGCAGGCGGACCGCGACGGCGCCCGGCGACGGCTCCGGGACTACCTGCTCGCGCTCGAGGAGGAGCGCCGCAAGATCCACGTCTTCCAGCGCGAGCTCCCcctctgcctcgacctcgtcacccaGA CAATCGAGGGGATGAAGAGCCAGATGGGCGGCGCCGCCAGCGAGGAGACGGTGAGCGACCACGACGGGCCCGTGCTCGAGGAGTTCATCCCGCTCAAGCCCAGCCTATCCTTGTCCTCTTCCGATGACGAGACTAGCACCCACGCCGCGGCGCCGGTCTCAAACGCTAAGGCCGAgacgccgccgcccacgccggagACCAAGAAGGCGATGCCGGACTGGCTCCAGTCCGCGCAGCTTTCGACCTGGAGTGAGCCCCAGCAATCATCATCTCTTCGAAAG GTGCTGCCATGCAGACCGGTGGCGCTGAACGCCACCAGGACCGGGGGAGCGTTCCACCCCTTCGAGAAGGAGAAGCAGCCCGAGGCTGAGCTGCCGGCCTCGTCAACCACGGCACCGGCAAGCTCGGCGTTGGTCGGAGACAGCGGCGACAAAGCCACCAGCGACACTGAGGTGCACGACAAGGACAGCAAGGATATCACTGAGAAAGACACAGACAAAGACAAAGACAAAGAGGGGCAGTCGCAGCCTAACCGGAAGCCACGGCGGTGCTGGGCGCCGGAGCTCCACCGCCGGTTCCTGGAAGCATTGCAGCAGCTGGGCGGGTCCTACG CAGTGGCGACACCGAAGCAGATCCGGGAGCTGATGAAGGTCGACGGCCTCACCAACGACGAGGTCAAGAGCCATTTGCAG AAGTACCGTCTGCACACGTCAAGGCGGCCGAGCTCCACGGCCCAGAGCAGCGCCGCCGCAGCAACTCAGCCCACGCCGCAGTTCGTCGTGGTGGGCAGCTGCATCTGGGTTCCCCAGCAGGAGTATGCcgccgcggcggccgccgccgcggcaACCAATGTTGCATCGGGAAGCCCGAACCAAGTATACGCTCCGACGGCGACGTTGCCATCAGGGTTGAAGCCACACTTAGCAAAGCAGTCGAGTAGGCGGTCGGAAGGACCGAGGAGCGGCGACACTGGCGGCGTTAACTCGGACTCGGACAACCCAACTATGTCGTCGTCGTCGCAAACCACATCTGCAGGGCATCCTTAG
- the LOC123040690 gene encoding transcription factor NIGT1 isoform X2: protein MEMEVPSAQADRDGARRRLRDYLLALEEERRKIHVFQRELPLCLDLVTQTIEGMKSQMGGAASEETVSDHDGPVLEEFIPLKPSLSLSSSDDETSTHAAAPVSNAKAETPPPTPETKKAMPDWLQSAQLSTWSEPQQSSSLRKVLPCRPVALNATRTGGAFHPFEKEKQPEAELPASSTTAPASSALVGDSGDKATSDTEVHDKDSKDITEKDTDKDKDKEGQSQPNRKPRRCWAPELHRRFLEALQQLGGSYVATPKQIRELMKVDGLTNDEVKSHLQKYRLHTSRRPSSTAQSSAAAATQPTPQFVVVGSCIWVPQQEYAAAAAAAAATNVASGSPNQVYAPTATLPSGLKPHLAKQSSRRSEGPRSGDTGGVNSDSDNPTMSSSSQTTSAGHP from the exons ATGGAGATGGAGGTGCCGTCGGCGCAGGCGGACCGCGACGGCGCCCGGCGACGGCTCCGGGACTACCTGCTCGCGCTCGAGGAGGAGCGCCGCAAGATCCACGTCTTCCAGCGCGAGCTCCCcctctgcctcgacctcgtcacccaGA CAATCGAGGGGATGAAGAGCCAGATGGGCGGCGCCGCCAGCGAGGAGACGGTGAGCGACCACGACGGGCCCGTGCTCGAGGAGTTCATCCCGCTCAAGCCCAGCCTATCCTTGTCCTCTTCCGATGACGAGACTAGCACCCACGCCGCGGCGCCGGTCTCAAACGCTAAGGCCGAgacgccgccgcccacgccggagACCAAGAAGGCGATGCCGGACTGGCTCCAGTCCGCGCAGCTTTCGACCTGGAGTGAGCCCCAGCAATCATCATCTCTTCGAAAG GTGCTGCCATGCAGACCGGTGGCGCTGAACGCCACCAGGACCGGGGGAGCGTTCCACCCCTTCGAGAAGGAGAAGCAGCCCGAGGCTGAGCTGCCGGCCTCGTCAACCACGGCACCGGCAAGCTCGGCGTTGGTCGGAGACAGCGGCGACAAAGCCACCAGCGACACTGAGGTGCACGACAAGGACAGCAAGGATATCACTGAGAAAGACACAGACAAAGACAAAGACAAAGAGGGGCAGTCGCAGCCTAACCGGAAGCCACGGCGGTGCTGGGCGCCGGAGCTCCACCGCCGGTTCCTGGAAGCATTGCAGCAGCTGGGCGGGTCCTACG TGGCGACACCGAAGCAGATCCGGGAGCTGATGAAGGTCGACGGCCTCACCAACGACGAGGTCAAGAGCCATTTGCAG AAGTACCGTCTGCACACGTCAAGGCGGCCGAGCTCCACGGCCCAGAGCAGCGCCGCCGCAGCAACTCAGCCCACGCCGCAGTTCGTCGTGGTGGGCAGCTGCATCTGGGTTCCCCAGCAGGAGTATGCcgccgcggcggccgccgccgcggcaACCAATGTTGCATCGGGAAGCCCGAACCAAGTATACGCTCCGACGGCGACGTTGCCATCAGGGTTGAAGCCACACTTAGCAAAGCAGTCGAGTAGGCGGTCGGAAGGACCGAGGAGCGGCGACACTGGCGGCGTTAACTCGGACTCGGACAACCCAACTATGTCGTCGTCGTCGCAAACCACATCTGCAGGGCATCCTTAG